In Vigna unguiculata cultivar IT97K-499-35 chromosome 3, ASM411807v1, whole genome shotgun sequence, a single genomic region encodes these proteins:
- the LOC114178549 gene encoding chaperone protein dnaJ A6, chloroplastic-like isoform X2 — MAITPFSSTSAAQWGIHPQLLVRSSITGKVASSSHKVTFMAASSSSFFSRDSTLLNVGAPQTFNHRKGSRLIVRADADYYSVLGVSRNASKSEIKSAYRKLARNYHPDVNKDPGADQKFKEISNAYEVLSDDEKRSIYDRFGEAGLKGSGMGMGDFSNPFDLFESLFEGMNRGPGSRGSWNGAIDGEDEYYSLVLNFKEAVFGIEKEIEISRLESCGTCNGSGAKPGTTPTRCSTCGGQGRVVSSTRTPLGIFQQSMTCSSCNGSGEISTPCNTCSGDGRVRKSKRISLKVPAGVDSGSRLRVRNEGNSGRRGGSPGDLFVVIEVIPDPVLKRDDTNILYTCKVSYIDAILGTTTKVPTVDGMVDLKIPAGTQPNTTLVMAKKGVPFLNKNNMRGDQLVRVQVEIPKRLSNDERKLIEELSDLSKGKTTTGRR; from the exons ATGGCAATAACACCTTTTAGTAGTACATCTGCTGCACAATGGGGAATTCATCCTCAGCTCTTAGTAAGATCCAGCATTACAGGCAAGGTTGCATCATCCAGCCACAA GGTAACCTTCATGGCTGCATCAAGTTCAAGCTTTTTTTCTCGAGATTCCACACTACTCAATGTGGGTGCACCCCAAACTTTTAATCATCGCAAGGGATCAAGGTTGATTGTTAGAGCTGATGCA GATTATTATTCTGTCCTTGGGGTTTCAAGAAATGCTAGCAAATCTGAAATTAAGAGCG CATACCGGAAGCTTGCTCGGAATTATCATCCAGATGTCAACAA AGATCCTGGAGCTGACCaaaagtttaaagaaattaGCAACGCATATGAG GTGTTATCAGATGATGAGAAACGATCCATATATGACAGATTTGGAGAGGCTGGACTTAAAGGTTCTGGAATGGGGATGGGG GACTTCAGCAATCCATTTGATCTGTTCGAATCACTGTTTGAGGGCATGAATCGTGGTCCAGGTTCCAGAGGTTCTTGGAACGGTGCAATTGATGGTGAAGATGAGTATTACAGTCTTGTTTTGAACTTCAAAGAAGCAGTTTTTGGCATAGAAAAGGAGATAGAGATAAGCCGATTAGAGAGCTGCGGAACTTGCAATGGCTCAGGGGCTAAACCAGGGACTACACCAACCAGATGCAGCACTTGCGGAGGTCAAGGACGAGTTGTCTCTTCAACAAGAACTCCATTAGGTATCTTCCAGCAGTCAATGACATGCTCTTCATGCAATGGGAGTGGCGAAATTTCAACACCTTGCAATACATGTTCTGGGGATGGTCGGGTGAGGAAATCGAAGAGGATAAGTCTGAAGGTCCCAGCTGGTGTGGACTCTGGTAGTCGTCTAAGGGTCCGAAATGAGGGGAATTCTGGAAGGAGAGGTGGTTCCCCTGGCGACCTCTTCGTAGTTATTGAGGTTATCCCAGATCCTGTACTTAAACGAGATGACACCAACATTTTGTACACCTGCAAGGTTTCGTATATTGATGCAATCCTGGGGACTACAACTAAGGTTCCTACTGTAGACGGAATGGTGGACTTGAAAATCCCTGCTGGGACACAACCCAACACAACACTTGTTATGGCTAAGAAAGGTGTTCCCTTccttaataaaaacaatatgaGGGGTGATCAGTTGGTTCGTGTGCAAGTTGAAATCCCTAAAAGACTCAGCAATGATGAGAGAAAGCTTATTGAGGAACTTTCTGATTTAAGCAAAGGCAAGACTACCACAGGTAGGAGATAG
- the LOC114178871 gene encoding uncharacterized protein LOC114178871 yields the protein MAAPLPSSLLLALTFLSINIFPSAPATACRDTCGSTQVKFPFGTGPGCGSPLFSPYITCASNGTGDQLFLKTHSAVTYPITSISYATSTLTLAPSSMSSCSAMHPATTSFTLDWTSPFQLASTTFLLLSCHPSLSLSSPLCDPSFDYLCATLYTCPAVASLGLPLFPPTNSCCVYSPANLDANGQLDLKAMQCGAYASVVSLGDTPTDPSRWVYGVALKFSYGGALDNNLVTTKCSGCENSGGVCGFSEPGNGFLCVCKGGYNTTFDCSSAYNQNQDYLWDSASSYPFFFLSWFGWSSVLAGIILSLV from the exons ATGGCAGCACCACTAccatcttctcttcttctcgCTCTCACCTTTCTCTCCATCAACATATTCCCATCGGCACCAGCCACAGCATGCCGCGACACGTGCGGCTCCACTCAGGTGAAGTTCCCCTTCGGCACCGGTCCAGGTTGCGGCTCCCCTCTTTTCAGCCCTTACATAACCTGCGCCTCCAACGGCACCGGCGACCAACTCTTTCTCAAAACGCACTCCGCCGTCACCTACCCTATCACCTCCATCTCCTACGCCACCTCCACCCTCACTCTCGCCCCGTCCTCCATGTCCAGCTGCTCCGCCATGCACCCCGCCACCACAAGCTTCACCCTCGACTGGACCTCCCCCTTCCAGCTGGCCTCCACCACCTTCCTCCTCCTCTCCTGCCACccctccctctccctctcctcCCCCCTCTGCGACCCATCCTTCGACTACCTCTGCGCCACCCTCTACACTTGCCCCGCCGTCGCCTCCCTCGGCCTCCCTCTCTTCCCTCCCACCAACTCCTGCTGCGTCTATTCCCCCGCCAACCTCGACGCCAACGGCCAGCTCGACCTCAAAGCCATGCAGTGTGGGGCCTATGCTTCTGTAGTGTCGCTCGGCGACACCCCCACTGACCCCTCGCGCTGGGTGTATGGGGTGGCGTTGAAGTTCTCCTACGGCGGGGCCTTGGATAATAACTTGGTCACCACCAAGTGTAGTGGCTGCGAGAATAGCGGCGGAGTGTGCGGGTTTTCGGAGCCTGGGAATGGCTTCCTCTGTGTCTGTAAAGGAGGCTATAACACCACCTTCGATTGCTCCTCCGCTTACAACCAGAACCAAGACTACCTCTGGGACTCTGCTTCTTCTTACCCCTTCTTCTTCTTAT CTTGGTTTGGTTGGAGTTCCGTTTTGGCTGGGATCATTTTGAGCTTAGTGTGA
- the LOC114176913 gene encoding uncharacterized protein LOC114176913: MESEREEVKQNLGVLDILNEAVTFYVTNINFIIFTSLTSLPFFLLMVYFEISFQKIMVEAPQIISLLPFFEPNYAYVYLSESGYSYIDPPRKSFRNDYLPVLIQLGFIYLVPLHVLELCSAVITMDSASKLKSEESYITLKDMFKSSIDMSIMKGTLITSLYVVFWSTCFLIAFPWILSNCYMLFRDFGYYIFFTVICFVAFTKVLMAYLEWSGIWNMSFVISVVEGIYGVGAIRVSYFLSRGNQKRGLVLMFVFFALGVCLRLSCVSLECYKRGYGIFVQIGVLTVVNTLKWVSSMIYFYDCKERKMEKKVDEESGKILQNDS; encoded by the coding sequence ATGGAGAGTGAGAGAGAAGAAGTTAAGCAGAATCTGGGAGTGTTGGATATCCTCAACGAAGCTGTAACATTCTATGTCACAAACATCAACTTCATCATCTTCACCTCTCTCACTTCCCTGCCTTTCTTTCTTCTTATGGTTTACTTTGAAATCTCGTTCCAGAAAATCATGGTTGAGGCCCCACAAATTATATCACTCCTACCCTTTTTCGAACCAAATTATGCGTATGTGTATCTATCTGAAAGTGGCTATTCCTACATAGACCCACCTCGTAAAAGTTTTAGGAATGATTATTTACCTGTTTTGATTCAACTTGGATTCATTTACTTGGTGCCTCTTCATGTTCTAGAGCTCTGCTCTGCGGTTATAACTATGGATTCGGCTTCAAAGCTGAAGTCAGAAGAGAGTTATATAACTCTGAAGGATATGTTTAAAAGTTCCATTGACATGTCAATAATGAAAGGCACGTTGATCACTTCATTGTACGTGGTGTTTTGGTCGACCTGTTTCTTGATTGCATTCCCATGGATACTAAGTAACTGTTATATGCTGTTCAGGGATTTTGggtattacatattttttacaGTGATTTGCTTTGTAGCTTTTACAAAGGTGTTGATGGCGTATTTGGAATGGAGTGGTATTTGGAATATGAGTTTTGTGATATCGGTTGTGGAGGGTATATATGGTGTTGGGGCTATACGAGTTTCGTATTTCTTGAGCAGAGGGAATCAGAAGAGAGGATTagttttgatgtttgttttctttGCGTTGGGAGTTTGTTTAAGGTTGTCGTGTGTGTCCCTTGAATGCTACAAAAGAGGGTATGGGATATTTGTGCAGATTGGGGTCCTCACTGTGGTGAATACATTGAAATGGGTGTCGTCTATGATTTACTTCTATGATTGCAAGGAGaggaaaatggagaagaaagtTGATGAGGAATCGGGTAAGATCTTGCAAAATGATTCATGA
- the LOC114177244 gene encoding haloacid dehalogenase-like hydrolase domain-containing protein At4g39970 isoform X1 — MASSTLALTLTATTTTSYSSFPITKHAFSYPRINFFSSNNRAFSVSASASASSSSRSLQALIFDCDGVILESEHLHRQAYNDAFVHFNVRCPSSSSPGPLNWDVQFYDELQNLIGGGKPKMRWYFKEHGWPSSTLFETPPTSDEDRAKLIDTLQDWKTERYKEIIKSGTVKPRPGVLRLMDEAKDAGKKLAVCSAATKSSVILCLENLIGIERFQGLDCFLAGDDVKEKKPDPSIYLAASKKLGISDKDCLVVEDSVIGLQAATQAGMSCVVTYTPSTADQDFKEAIALYPDLSNVRYDDMLQNGFNDFFSEEVM, encoded by the exons ATGGCTTCTTCTACTCTCGCACTCACTCTcactgccaccaccaccacctcctaCTCTTCTTTCCCCATAACCAAACACGCTTTTTCATATCCCAGAATCAACTTTTTCTCTTCCAACAACCGCGCTTTCTCCGTCTCTGCTTCTGCTTCCGCTTCGTCTTCTTCACGTTCGCTTCAGGCTCTCATCTTCGACTGCGACGGCGTCATCCTCGAGTCTGAGCACCTGCATCGCCAGGCCTACAACGATGCCTTTGTTCACTTCAACGTTCGCTgcccctcttcttcttctccgggCCCTCTCAACTGGGACGTCCAATTCTACGACGAACTCCAGAACCTCATTGGTGGAGGCAAACCCAAAATGCGAtg GTACTTTAAGGAACACGGGTGGCCTTCGTCCACGTTGTTCGAGACGCCTCCGACTAGTGACGAGGATCGTGCCAAGTTGATTGACACTCTTCag GATTGGAAGACTGAGAGATACAAAGAAATAATCAAGTCTGGAACT GTAAAACCCAGACCTGGAGTTCTGAGATTGATGGATGAGGCCAAAGATGCA GGGAAAAAGCTAGCTGTTTGCTCTGCAGCAACTAAAAGTTCAGTTATTCTGTGTCTTGAAAACCTTATAGGAATT GAACGCTTTCAAGGCCTTGATTGCTTCCTTGCTG GTGATGATGTGAAGGAAAAGAAACCTGACCCATCAATATACCTGGCAGCTTCCAAG AAGCTAGGTATATCAGACAAAGATTGCTTGGTGGTAGAGGACAGTGTTATTGGACTACAG GCAGCTACACAGGCAGGGATGTCATGCGTGGTTACCTACACACCTTCCACAGCAGATCAG GATTTCAAGGAGGCCATAGCACTCTACCCTGACTTGAGTAACGTAAGGTATGATGATATGCTGCAGAACGGATTCAATGACTTTTTTTCTGAAGAAGTCATGTGA
- the LOC114176609 gene encoding uncharacterized protein LOC114176609 yields MAGCISFTATRDRCFRFSFSNAGLKSATTDLGQGTIMHCWAPKAHKDSRPNLVLLHGFGANAMWQWNDFLPQLTRRFNVYVPDLLFFGDSHTTRPDRTEAFQAQCMAALLQAQGVRTSSVVGISYGGFVAYSLAAQFPERVEKVVLCCAGVCFEEKDLDEGLFQVKSVDEAAEILLPQTPEKLRQLLRLAFVKPSKVTPTCFLTDYINVMCTENVQERKELIEALYKDRKLSNLPRITQPTLIIWGEKDMVFPIELAHRLKRHLGENAELVVIKNAGHAVNVEKANDMYKHIRSFLIDSTAPTVQKNHSNDRHVD; encoded by the exons ATGGCGGGGTGTATCAGCTTCACCGCCACGCGCGACCGCTGCTTCCGcttctccttctccaacgcCGGCCTCAAATCCGCCACCACGGATCTGGGCCAAGGCACCATCATGCACTGCTGGGCCCCCAAGGCCCACAAAGACTCCAGGCCCAACCTCGTCCTCCTCCACGGCTTCGGCGCCAACGCAATGTGGCAGTGGAACGACTTCCTCCCCCAACTCACGCGCCGCTTCAACGTCTACGTCCCGGACCTCCTCTTCTTCGGGGACTCTCACACCACCCGCCCCGACCGCACCGAGGCCTTCCAGGCCCAGTGCATGGCCGCCCTCCTCCAGGCCCAAGGCGTTCGGACAAGCAGCGTAGTCGGGATCAGCTACGGCGGCTTCGTCGCCTACAGCCTCGCCGCGCAGTTCCCTGAGCGCGTGGAGAAGGTGGTGCTGTGCTGCGCTGGGGTGTGTTTCGAAGAGAAGGACTTGGATGAAGGACTGTTTCAGGTGAAGAGCGTCGACGAGGCTGCCGAAATCTTGCTGCCTCAGACGCCGGAAAAATTGAGGCAGCTTCTGCGCCTCGCGTTCGTCAAGCCCTCTAAAGTCACGCCCACTTGCTTTCTCACTGATTACATCAAC GTGATGTGCACTGAAAATGTGCAAGAGAGGAAAGAACTGATCGAAGCATTGTACAAGGATAGAAAACTGTCTAATCTTCCTAGGATAACCCag CCTACGCTAATAATCTGGGGAGAAAAGGACATGGTATTCCCAATAGAACTAGCTCACAGACTGAAAAG GCATCTGGGAGAGAATGCAGAACTAGTGGTTATTAAGAATGCAGGACATGCCGTGAATGTAGAGAAGGCCAATGATATGTACAAGCATATAAGATCCTTCCTCATTGATTCCACAGCTCCAACTGTGCAAAAAAACCACAGTAATGATCGCCATGTGGATTAG
- the LOC114177244 gene encoding haloacid dehalogenase-like hydrolase domain-containing protein At4g39970 isoform X2, which yields MASSTLALTLTATTTTSYSSFPITKHAFSYPRINFFSSNNRAFSVSASASASSSSRSLQALIFDCDGVILESEHLHRQAYNDAFVHFNVRCPSSSSPGPLNWDVQFYDELQNLIGGGKPKMRWYFKEHGWPSSTLFETPPTSDEDRAKLIDTLQDWKTERYKEIIKSGTVKPRPGVLRLMDEAKDAGKKLAVCSAATKSSVILCLENLIGIERFQGLDCFLAGDDVKEKKPDPSIYLAASKKLGISDKDCLVVEDSVIGLQAATQAGMSCVVTYTPSTADQDFKEAIALYPDLSNVRLKDLELLLQNAVAAK from the exons ATGGCTTCTTCTACTCTCGCACTCACTCTcactgccaccaccaccacctcctaCTCTTCTTTCCCCATAACCAAACACGCTTTTTCATATCCCAGAATCAACTTTTTCTCTTCCAACAACCGCGCTTTCTCCGTCTCTGCTTCTGCTTCCGCTTCGTCTTCTTCACGTTCGCTTCAGGCTCTCATCTTCGACTGCGACGGCGTCATCCTCGAGTCTGAGCACCTGCATCGCCAGGCCTACAACGATGCCTTTGTTCACTTCAACGTTCGCTgcccctcttcttcttctccgggCCCTCTCAACTGGGACGTCCAATTCTACGACGAACTCCAGAACCTCATTGGTGGAGGCAAACCCAAAATGCGAtg GTACTTTAAGGAACACGGGTGGCCTTCGTCCACGTTGTTCGAGACGCCTCCGACTAGTGACGAGGATCGTGCCAAGTTGATTGACACTCTTCag GATTGGAAGACTGAGAGATACAAAGAAATAATCAAGTCTGGAACT GTAAAACCCAGACCTGGAGTTCTGAGATTGATGGATGAGGCCAAAGATGCA GGGAAAAAGCTAGCTGTTTGCTCTGCAGCAACTAAAAGTTCAGTTATTCTGTGTCTTGAAAACCTTATAGGAATT GAACGCTTTCAAGGCCTTGATTGCTTCCTTGCTG GTGATGATGTGAAGGAAAAGAAACCTGACCCATCAATATACCTGGCAGCTTCCAAG AAGCTAGGTATATCAGACAAAGATTGCTTGGTGGTAGAGGACAGTGTTATTGGACTACAG GCAGCTACACAGGCAGGGATGTCATGCGTGGTTACCTACACACCTTCCACAGCAGATCAG GATTTCAAGGAGGCCATAGCACTCTACCCTGACTTGAGTAACGTAAG ATTGAAAGATTTGGAATTACTGCTTCAAAATGCAGTAGCTGCTAAATAG
- the LOC114178549 gene encoding chaperone protein dnaJ A6, chloroplastic-like isoform X1, with protein sequence MAITPFSSTSAAQWGIHPQLLVRSSITGKVASSSHNATSRVTFMAASSSSFFSRDSTLLNVGAPQTFNHRKGSRLIVRADADYYSVLGVSRNASKSEIKSAYRKLARNYHPDVNKDPGADQKFKEISNAYEVLSDDEKRSIYDRFGEAGLKGSGMGMGDFSNPFDLFESLFEGMNRGPGSRGSWNGAIDGEDEYYSLVLNFKEAVFGIEKEIEISRLESCGTCNGSGAKPGTTPTRCSTCGGQGRVVSSTRTPLGIFQQSMTCSSCNGSGEISTPCNTCSGDGRVRKSKRISLKVPAGVDSGSRLRVRNEGNSGRRGGSPGDLFVVIEVIPDPVLKRDDTNILYTCKVSYIDAILGTTTKVPTVDGMVDLKIPAGTQPNTTLVMAKKGVPFLNKNNMRGDQLVRVQVEIPKRLSNDERKLIEELSDLSKGKTTTGRR encoded by the exons ATGGCAATAACACCTTTTAGTAGTACATCTGCTGCACAATGGGGAATTCATCCTCAGCTCTTAGTAAGATCCAGCATTACAGGCAAGGTTGCATCATCCAGCCACAA TGCTACCAGCAGGGTAACCTTCATGGCTGCATCAAGTTCAAGCTTTTTTTCTCGAGATTCCACACTACTCAATGTGGGTGCACCCCAAACTTTTAATCATCGCAAGGGATCAAGGTTGATTGTTAGAGCTGATGCA GATTATTATTCTGTCCTTGGGGTTTCAAGAAATGCTAGCAAATCTGAAATTAAGAGCG CATACCGGAAGCTTGCTCGGAATTATCATCCAGATGTCAACAA AGATCCTGGAGCTGACCaaaagtttaaagaaattaGCAACGCATATGAG GTGTTATCAGATGATGAGAAACGATCCATATATGACAGATTTGGAGAGGCTGGACTTAAAGGTTCTGGAATGGGGATGGGG GACTTCAGCAATCCATTTGATCTGTTCGAATCACTGTTTGAGGGCATGAATCGTGGTCCAGGTTCCAGAGGTTCTTGGAACGGTGCAATTGATGGTGAAGATGAGTATTACAGTCTTGTTTTGAACTTCAAAGAAGCAGTTTTTGGCATAGAAAAGGAGATAGAGATAAGCCGATTAGAGAGCTGCGGAACTTGCAATGGCTCAGGGGCTAAACCAGGGACTACACCAACCAGATGCAGCACTTGCGGAGGTCAAGGACGAGTTGTCTCTTCAACAAGAACTCCATTAGGTATCTTCCAGCAGTCAATGACATGCTCTTCATGCAATGGGAGTGGCGAAATTTCAACACCTTGCAATACATGTTCTGGGGATGGTCGGGTGAGGAAATCGAAGAGGATAAGTCTGAAGGTCCCAGCTGGTGTGGACTCTGGTAGTCGTCTAAGGGTCCGAAATGAGGGGAATTCTGGAAGGAGAGGTGGTTCCCCTGGCGACCTCTTCGTAGTTATTGAGGTTATCCCAGATCCTGTACTTAAACGAGATGACACCAACATTTTGTACACCTGCAAGGTTTCGTATATTGATGCAATCCTGGGGACTACAACTAAGGTTCCTACTGTAGACGGAATGGTGGACTTGAAAATCCCTGCTGGGACACAACCCAACACAACACTTGTTATGGCTAAGAAAGGTGTTCCCTTccttaataaaaacaatatgaGGGGTGATCAGTTGGTTCGTGTGCAAGTTGAAATCCCTAAAAGACTCAGCAATGATGAGAGAAAGCTTATTGAGGAACTTTCTGATTTAAGCAAAGGCAAGACTACCACAGGTAGGAGATAG